In Brevundimonas subvibrioides, a genomic segment contains:
- a CDS encoding acyltransferase family protein, which translates to MTPAAAPVRRLDLDWIRVSAFGLLILYHVGLAYAPYDWHVHSRHTFEWMREGVLVTNPWRLTLLFLVSGAALRFMTARRSAGQVARARAERLIPPLLFGTLVLVPIQSWIEALDKGGWSGNFAAWWWHEFSLSGLGDGVPVNHLWFIVYIAVYSGVVVLMMMRPMLLARAEAVLAQALAGWRVVVVPMAYLVFIRLAVFPLIGVTNTLTHDWYNHALSLGAFLFGFLVVRQESVWRDLERYRWLGLGIAGLALPVMMLQTAHPGGGAFWGVPRNLVFAIDQWAVICTILGFGSLYLRQRDSRVLRYLSDAVFTCYLAHQTILVVGLWFIGPLGWAAPLEAGVLTVITIGGSLAIYEIVRRIPLIRPIWGLKPSTAARPVAAAVIAVRPDKA; encoded by the coding sequence GTGACTCCTGCCGCCGCACCCGTCCGTCGCCTCGATCTGGACTGGATCCGGGTGTCCGCTTTCGGGCTGCTGATCCTGTATCACGTCGGCCTCGCCTATGCGCCCTATGACTGGCACGTCCACAGCCGTCACACCTTCGAATGGATGCGCGAGGGCGTGCTGGTCACCAATCCGTGGCGACTGACGCTGTTGTTTCTGGTTTCGGGGGCTGCGCTTCGGTTCATGACCGCGCGCCGGAGCGCCGGACAGGTGGCCCGGGCCCGGGCCGAGCGTCTGATCCCGCCCCTTTTGTTCGGGACCCTGGTCCTGGTGCCGATCCAGTCGTGGATCGAGGCCTTGGACAAGGGCGGCTGGTCCGGCAATTTCGCCGCCTGGTGGTGGCACGAGTTCAGCCTGTCGGGCCTCGGCGACGGCGTTCCTGTCAACCATCTGTGGTTCATCGTCTATATCGCGGTCTACAGCGGGGTCGTGGTGCTGATGATGATGCGCCCGATGCTGCTGGCGCGGGCCGAAGCGGTGCTGGCGCAGGCTTTGGCTGGCTGGCGGGTGGTTGTCGTGCCGATGGCCTATCTGGTCTTCATCCGCCTGGCGGTGTTTCCGCTGATCGGCGTGACCAACACCCTGACCCATGACTGGTACAATCATGCCCTGTCCCTGGGCGCCTTCCTGTTCGGCTTTCTGGTCGTGCGGCAGGAGTCCGTGTGGCGCGATCTGGAGCGATATCGCTGGCTCGGCCTGGGCATCGCCGGCCTGGCCCTGCCCGTCATGATGCTGCAGACCGCGCATCCGGGGGGAGGGGCCTTCTGGGGCGTGCCGCGAAACCTGGTTTTCGCGATCGACCAGTGGGCCGTGATCTGCACCATCCTGGGGTTCGGCAGCCTGTACCTGCGCCAGCGCGACAGCCGCGTGTTGCGGTATCTCAGCGACGCGGTCTTCACCTGCTATCTGGCCCACCAGACGATCCTGGTGGTGGGACTGTGGTTCATCGGCCCCCTGGGTTGGGCCGCGCCCCTGGAGGCCGGCGTTCTGACCGTCATCACGATCGGCGGCAGTCTGGCGATCTACGAGATCGTGCGCCGGATTCCGCTGATCCGCCCGATCTGGGGGCTCAAGCCATCCACGGCTGCGCGGCCGGTCGCTGCGGCCGTGATTGCGGTCCGACCGGACAAGGCGTGA
- a CDS encoding protease inhibitor I42 family protein: MKVITASFLAVALLTGCSATARGLEGGTGAMPVNGDVEGVKGGETRLRVGQTMAVALDSNSTTGYQWQVSDVESGILTPGTPFGEEIVEPHAPGMVGVGGTTHWRFFAARPGTATLTFTYRRAWEQGTPPARTETYRVVVR, from the coding sequence ATGAAAGTCATCACCGCATCGTTCCTCGCCGTCGCGCTTCTGACCGGGTGCAGCGCCACCGCCCGTGGATTGGAAGGAGGGACCGGAGCGATGCCCGTGAACGGCGATGTCGAAGGGGTGAAGGGCGGGGAGACCCGGTTGCGCGTCGGACAGACGATGGCGGTGGCGCTCGATAGCAACAGCACCACCGGATACCAGTGGCAGGTGTCCGATGTCGAAAGCGGCATCCTGACGCCCGGCACCCCCTTCGGTGAGGAGATCGTCGAGCCGCACGCCCCCGGGATGGTCGGCGTGGGCGGCACGACGCACTGGCGCTTTTTCGCAGCGCGCCCCGGCACCGCGACCCTGACCTTCACCTATCGACGCGCCTGGGAACAGGGGACGCCGCCCGCCCGGACGGAGACCTATCGCGTCGTCGTCCGGTGA